Proteins encoded together in one Telopea speciosissima isolate NSW1024214 ecotype Mountain lineage chromosome 4, Tspe_v1, whole genome shotgun sequence window:
- the LOC122658174 gene encoding probable anion transporter 4, chloroplastic — protein sequence MSSGCPCNRLILCSSSSRNVIRHQNQLQPRTSQFSSFSPTSSKAKFSKNLPSWGPLRIRLREDTVELRSSSSSPRSTRAFSHDAQSFRCSSWSNENELQAPNFFEFVTSERVKVVAMLGLALSLCNADRVVMSVAIVPLSLAHGWTRSFTGVVQSAFLWGYLMSPIAGGALVDYYGGKVVMAWGVALWSLATFLTPWAAETSLLALLATRVLLGIAEGVALPSMNNMIARWFPQTERSRAVGIAMAGFQLGNVIGLLLSPILMSKGGVFGPFVIFGLSGFLWVLVWLSATSSTPERHPQISKSELEYIRSMRKTSSIPSTEKKSKTTKVIPPFRRLLSKLPTWTVISANAMHSWGYFLLLSWMPIYFNTIYHVDLKHAAWFSAVPWTMMAIFGYLAGDWSDMLIRNGTSVTFTRKVMQSIGFFGPGIALLGLNAAKNPSVASAWLAVAVGLKSFGHSGFLVNFQEISPQYAGVLHGMSNTAGTLAAIVGTVGAGFFVELMGSFRGFLIFTAFLYFLSAIFWDIFATGEQVNFDETVS from the exons ATGAGTTCTGGATGTCCTTGCAATCGATTAATTCTTTGTTCTTCGAGCTCCCGGAACGTCATAAGACATCAGAATCAGCTTCAACCGAGAACCTCTCAGTTTTCTTCGTTTTCTCCGACGTCATCCAAGGCAAAATTCTCGAAGAATCTCCCCTCATGGGGTCCTCTGAGAATTCGACTTCGGGAAGATACAGTTGAGCTTCGTTCCAGCTCAAGCTCACCCAGATCTACTAGGGCTTTTTCACACGATGCTCAATCATTTCGGTGCAGTTCGTGGTCGAACGAGAACGAATTACAGGCgccaaatttttttgaattcgTCACGTCGGAAAGAGTTAAGGTGGTTGCGATGCTCGGCCTGGCTTTATCTCTCTGTAATGCAGATCGAGTTGTAATGTCTGTGGCGATTGTCCCCTTGTCCTTGGCTCACGGATGGACCAGATCTTTTACTGGTGTAGTTCAG TCAGCTTTCCTATGGGGATACCTAATGTCACCAATTGCTGGGGGTGCACTGGTGGATTATTATGGTGGTAAAGTAGTCATGGCATGGGGTGTGGCTCTGTGGTCCCTGGCTACGTTTCTTACTCCTTGGGCTGCAGAAACTTCTTTATTGGCTTTACTTGCAACACGAGTTCTTCTTGGCATTGCTGAAGGTGTGGCTCTTCCTAGCATGAACAATATGATTGCAAG GTGGTTCCCTCAAACAGAAAGATCCCGTGCTGTTGGAATTGCAATGGCTGGATTCCAACTTGGAAATGTGATTGGACTATTGCTTTCTCCAATCCTCATGTCAAAGGGTGGTGTATTTGGACCTTTTGTAATATTTGGACTATCTGGATttctttgggttttggtttggcTGTCTGCAACATCAAGTACACCTGAGCGCCATCCTCAAATATCAAAATCTGAGTTAGAGTACATACGGAGTATGAGGAAAACTTCTTCAATACCATCTACAGAGAAGAAATCTAAGACAACCAAAGTGATCCCTCCATTCAGGCGCTTACTTTCAAAGCTACCAACCTGGACTGTAATTTCTGCAAATGCTATGCACAGCTGG GGatactttcttcttctctcatggATGCCCATTTACTTCAACACT ATTTATCATGTTGATCTCAAACATGCAGCATGGTTTAGTGCAGTGCCATGGACTATGATGGCAATTTTTGGATATTTGGCTGGTGATTGGTCAGACATGTTGATACGCAATGGTACAAGTGTCACTTTTACTCGTAAAGTCATGCAG TCAATTGGATTTTTTGGTCCGGGGATTGCACTCCTTGGTCTAAATGCAGCGAAAAATCCATCTGTTGCATCTGCTTGGCTTGCAGTAGCTGTTGGTTTGAAATCTTTTGGACATTCTGGTTTCCTCGTGAACTTTCAG GAGATTTCCCCACAGTATGCTGGTGTTCTACATG gGATGTCGAATACTGCTGGGACATTGGCAGCAATTGTGGGAACTGTTGGAGCTGGTTTCTTTGTCGAGCTCATGGGTTCTTTTCGTGGATTCCTGATTTTTACTGCATTCCTATATTTTCTTAGTGCTATTTTCTGGGACATCTTTGCTACTGGAGAGCAAGTCAATTTTGATGAAACTG TTTCCTGA